The region TGTGAGGTACTTGCCATAGCAGTTTCTGAGACGAATAACATGGCTTTTTCCACCGACCAGCTCCACAAACCATATGACAGCTTTCCGTGATATGCCGTGTCGTGTTTGACGAACAGTTTCTTGGTCGAAGTCCGCGATCAAGTACTTGTAAAGGTGGCTCCGGAGCTTAATTGCCTTTGTCTTGGTAAAAAACTCCATCAGCAATCCAAAGTGCTGTCCTCGCCTGTTAATTAAACAGCCAGAGACAACTTCGTATTGCTGTTTGTTCTTGAAAGACTTGATAAAAGTATATAGCTCAAGATTCAAGGATTAGCGAACAGGAAATATGGAAGGGAAAACCAGAAGAAGGGGTGCCCGCGTTTGTGATTTTTCTCTAGACAGACATGGTGGGGAGAAATTTAAAAAGGTATTTTCAGAATATAATAGTCAATTTGATCACTTGTGTCTTGTCTTTCTTGCAGTTACTGTACTAGCTGTAGTTAGCTAGCTAAGAACACCGTGCTCTTTGTTTCTTAACTTGGAAGGTTGCTAGGGCAGAAATGAGGGTGCGATCAGGTCCATGGACCttgataataatgatgaaagaCCCAAGATTTATAAATTATAGGGTATTTATTGGGTTGATATAAATTCAATGCTCGTTTAGAGCTTTTATCAGTATAGGATagtgaaagaaataaagaaataaattaatttagtttaatccgatcaaaatttatgttgaCCAATcagaaattcattaatttttgttttgaattttttttatcattttatttgtatttttttaaaaaaattgagagttaTACTTTACAACCTTATCTCGTATCTAGGTTGGATctgaaatattatatttgattttatttatttatttatttatttgaagaaatagTAAATTACGTTGATTAGTCAAATTAACGGAAGTAATATCCCAAAACAATATCGGCCACAAGGTGCATTTTCGTCCTCCAACGCGCGCACATACAAGGCTTATTGCTCACGCGCAAAAAGCAGAAACGCAAGAGAAGGACACTAGGGATGGATTAGGCCACGGGGTAATTATTGTCCACGCGCATCAAGAGCGTAGCGTCAATGCTCAAGTGGAAGGAGATGCAACCTAGTAGGCTGGTTACCACGCGGGGGCCTGGGCTCTACCCTTGACGTCTTCTTCCTCTAGAAGCTTTGAATCACTAGAAGAAACtaataaaactaatttgaatTTTCGGCCAGcggaagattattttttatttctatttcaattttcaagttttaaaactcatcATTCAACTCAGAGaatttaaaaagctaaaatattaaaaaattaattttacctcATGAATcaataattaagtttaaaaaaactaagagagtttttttcaatagaaaaactaagaatTCTTCAAGATTAATTCTTCATTCacttataatttgtttatttaaaacaaattttcaacAGCCCCTACATGAATAGAAATTGTCTCACTAGTTTAAATATAACCCAAATATTTATAGAGATATACTAATTCGATAGATTACTATATTAGAATAGTTAGTTTTTAGCTTTAAACCTTACTTAGTGAAATACTATCGAACTTACTTGGCTAAATAGTTAACGTAATATCTTGAACTATTCACCCTTCTatgtaaactaaaataataGCACTCGCATAGATCTTTATCTAAAGATTTCTTTTGGTTCTtactgttgtgtttttttttactatgaataGCTATTGGATTCATGAAcgctttaaaaaaatcaaattttattaaaatttttaaagaacaGTCACATTTCTCACTCATATAAGTGATCTTTATTAAGAATATTCTTTTATACCCCACTTAGTGTActaagatataaaaatcattaaaagcaCCCTTTATCACGTTGCAGCTAGCACTTATTTCATCATAGGAATAagcaagaaataataattttctagtgCTACCAATAATGTtatatgacttagttttttatttgaacctaGATCTTAGGATCTCCAATCAACCAGGTATGATTGTCATCATTACACTCTTTCATCTTTTAAAGGCTTAAGCCCACTTACCTCGATGAAATAGACAGAAGCTCCCTCGATAAATCTATGGTTAgcaaatccataatatttttcttttactttacaGAGTCAATGTAAATAATTCTATTTGAGAGCAaatatttaattgtattatGTCTACGTTGTATATTTTTAGACTTATCATTATATATACTACTTTGTGCCATTCTATTGCCGATTGACTGTCGCAATGGATTGACATTGATTTTGAACAACATGGAATATTCTCTATGAAATACCAAATCCATTCAGCTTCCTCTACAACTTTATCACGAGTAATAAACTCTGATTTTATCATAGATCTAGTGATACACATTGGGCAAGGGGAAGGCACATCACTCCTAGTGCATCCTACCTATGGTGAACTGTATTGTTGATTGATTATTAATCCAAGGCATGTTTCTATTTGCTGGTCTCATCTAAGGTTTAAGGTAGATTTCTCTTCGTAAGGAAGTCTTTACCTTATTAGGTAAAATCCTAATCGTTCTAAGTCCCTAATTTTAACATcgcatttattttctattttgtatctttaatacttaacagtgtaattttatactctcaaatattaaagtctacagcTAAATCCtgatattttgaataataaactaattgttgtaggatttttttgtatatttaaaacatgataaaaatacaattttatcctttgtagaaaatatacatgaaaaacCTTTAGAATTTGGTTGTACACATGAaaccaaaacatatttttgaaatgagaaatttcttttgattttttttatattttttttgaaagtttagAGAAAAccgaatatttttaatatcgggtCTATATCTTATAATATAAGTCTACAACCCAATATTAGATGAAAGTGCTGGAAAATCATgctagggactcacaaatattttaagatggtctttaaattttttcagaatttgttttttgaattttaagggGTTGTTTGGCTAAACATGCAAATATAGACAAATTAtagctaaaagaaaaaaaggcttAGACAAACACACCCTTAGCCTAAAATCAGAGGcattaaaaattctttaaaggcgtgtttgacaaacatgtcCTTAAGAGCCAAACATGGGCTTATTAATTAAGGAAAAACATGGTGAGCTAAACAAGCCCTTATGGATGAGTTTGGGCTTGACCCAACCACATGAGCTAGGTCTATTGAGTTTGGGCCCAATGGCGCATACGAGCTAGGCTCATGCCCATCCCAATCCGATTGTTAGGCCAACATACTCTTTTTTGGGCTGAGCCAACCCAGCTATGCTGGCTAGGCTGAAACAAAGGTCCAACCCCATTACTTAGCCACCACTGGCCTGACCCAGTGTTGGCTAGCAAATGCCAATAACATGAATTATTTCTTCATGTTATTGGCATGGTTTAACACTCGttctaaaaagataaagagCAGGGAGAGGCTTACCTAGCTAGATGGGGACATTAGTTGGCTAGTGGAGCTTTAGACTTGGCATGGTGGTTTGCTGGTGGAGCTCATAGTGGATGTTGTTGTAGCTGAAGAAGCTACGATAGGGAAGAAGAGGTAGTTGTTGTGGGATATGGTTGGTTTTGGAGTTCACGTTGTTGTCTTAAATGACTCGGCCAAAAAGGAAATAGGTTGTTGTTGCTAATGGTAAGCTATTGACTGAAATTTACGTCGCTTACGGTGGTGCTGCCTAGATTAATGGTAGTGCTATTATGGAATGAGATGAAAATGGTATTTGGGTTGGGTTTTTTATTGGTGCAAGTGGAAAATGGTGGAAAGACAATGAGAAGATGTTGGAAAGTGTGAAGTTGGGGTTGGACTAGGGGTGGTTTTGTCTGGTGtctatgaaaaagaagaagaaagagcggTGGTTGtgttattttctctctctttttttttaaaaaagctggTGCACAAGGTAGGTTTATGCTTCGgtctctcctcctcctctaaatggatttcatcatcatttaaaaGGTATGAGATGTTTATCTAGCATGAATCGTGACCCTTAATTGAAATGGAAAAGATCCTATCGTTGGCCAAAAGTAAACATCACAAGCTACTAAAGCTAGGTTGCACAAGCTGATCAAGTTGTTGTCTTTAGGACGGCGCTGCGACTCCTACAAAGACGACCACCCAACAAGAATTAAGATGGGGTGTAGTACAATGTCTGACCATGAGAGTGAtgcttgtttgttttatttggtgGAGAAATGATgtattaaatatctttaaaaaataatcattcagACAGCTTTTCAAGTACAAAGATTGAAGATGATAAATAGTgttaaatgatgttttaattttttttacctttgttgaccaaaacgacgtcgttttgatcaAAAACACACcgtttttgtcaaaataacaTCGAAATGTATCATTTCAattgagtgtgtttggtattgtggtagctgttgtggttgtggtttgaaaaaagttgtttttataaaaagtgcttttagttgaggttggtttggtatttatgtatgtttggttaaaactgtggttgaaattaaggttgaacaaaaagtagtttaatgtgtttggttaataacgcttttgaaattaaggttataaaataaatttaaaaaatatatattaatatttatggtttttaatttaaatattgtagatttaactattgttattatattatgaaataaataatactttatataaaatatttttcattgttccattaaactatctacaatttcatcatgtaTGAAATATATCTGACAAGGACtacaatttttttggttttttaagtgcgcgataacatcaggtaaaatataattaggaccaaaattggaattgcgatcaaattctgcaaatgctacatcatcaagcgatctctgtctaatttacgtagtgtcattaaataatattaaacactagtttttcgaataaaacacaattaaaaaattaaaaataatttttattttttattttactaggtcGGACTTAATTCAATGCATGTTGAGCTTTGGACCAGACCCGGTCCGGCCGGAACAGTATAGCATGttacactgttcatgctaattgcactgtttagtgaacaatgcaattagcatgaacagtgcgCGAAAAGCACGAATTCCCTGCTTCCTAAAAATCGAGGTCCTGTCGCATATAAATGGTGGgacccatgtttttttaattttttaacaatatgtaACCAAATGACTAATTAATGCGTTTTTTAAGAAACACGAACGCTAACACGTAGACAAAatgaaatgatgttgttttggcATTTAGGGTTAATTTAGGTTTAAAACTCtcatatttcaatttcaaccctcaatcttctaatttattcaattaagtcctcaatagaattttgattctaagaatcaattcaatttcacccttaccAAATCTTAAAATGACTCTATGAGTTTAacgtatttttattttgattattggttttggatttatataaattgatacttaattgataatttaactTTCAATTTGCTTAAACTTCACCCCTATTTTCAACCAAATTGGGTCCTTAAagtttagcatttttttttaaaaggttattggttttggatttatgcaaattgatCCTTAATTAACCACTTAACTTATAATTTGCTTCAACTTCATTCATGTTTTCAATCAAATTGAGTTCTTGAAGTTTAACGTCTTTTTTAGAAAGGTTCTCGATtgtgattttcttcaatttgatccttaatcttaaactttgattttctaacAATTTTGTCCCtaatttcaacaaattaacttcgcaaaaattaaatttggtcctctaaaattttaatcttcttGATTAAGTTCAAATTaagcttccaaacttaatttttcaccaattaagtccataataaaattaatttgacctattaAGAGTATAGTCAAGTCTTTacacctaattaaatcttttaatttgatccaaattaattcttaaacataattaaacctttaatttggtccatgatcaaataaaattgGCCTAAATTAGATTCGATTACTATTTTTGGGAGAACTAGGACGCTGTAATAATGGAAAGGAGCTTGTCAGAAACTCTCATGACAAAACtcagtgtttttattattattttaaagggtgtttaaaattatgttagctattgcttttaatatattttttactggaaaaatattaaaatattatttttaacattaggatatcaaaacaatcaaaacatataagataatttttttttttataagacttCTCAAAAGGCACCCGACTATCCATATCCGTTTCATTAATGAGagttaattataaaacttagtccttgtagtttactaaaactaactaattaatccatgtattatttaaataattaaattagttcTTTGACCAACAATTGACCACTCTCTATTTAgtagtttttttgtttcaaaatctaCTCCTTTACTaatcaaaatttctcatttttctctttatttttactaattaaaataaataaccctTTTCAACCCTAACTTAAAAACCAAGACCCCTCTCTTTCTCACGAACAAattaatagaagaagaagaagaagaagatagcgAGAGCCTTGTGATATTGAAACCTTAACTGGTAAAAAAACCCTGTGTGTTATTCCTAGGGGTGAGcgaaaaaaccgattaaaccgaaaaacaaaaaaaataaccgaaaaaatcgaaccgaaaaaaaccaattaaaaaatcacaaaaaagttccggttcggttcggttttcaaagtctgaaaccgattgaaccgaaccaaaccgaactggTTCAACCAAgctaacacttaaaaaaaaacaagtataaatagaatgttttttctaaccctaaacctaaagtaACATtcactaaaaacaaaaccagcTGCCGCCCTTCCCTTTGCTCTCTACATCTCTACTTCTCTGGATCTTAACCAGCAAGCCCCCCCTACAGGCACACACACAAACACCTATTTGATGAACCTCGCAGACTCTTCCtcgattttttcttcttcttcgtcgaaCATGAACACACTAAATTTTCAACTCGAACGAGCGATGACTCACTCATAATGAGCTTTTTCAGTTGCTATTAAAGTTTTCATGGGGAATAAGACAAGCTTGTAACCCCAAAAGTTGATGGGGCTAGTTGCTATTAAATGGAATACTCCAAGCACAATAAGAAGAGATGTtgcgacaacaacaaaaaacgAGGCAGTCCTCTATATACAAAAGCTTATGCCATTGCTGATGTGTTAAGGAACTCAATTTATGGCATTATGTCTGCTTTCCATGAAAAGATGCTCACAAGCATCGAAATAAGTCTTCTTGATAAGGATTGAGTTGCTAAAATCAAACCCCTTTTTGGAACCTAGGAGCTGCTTGTATAGAAATTGCATCATTTTCTAGATTTTCAAGTTAGCGAAccaaaccgaccggtttggaaggaaaaaactgaaccgaaactGGTCGGTTTAAACCGGTTTTTGGTTcgttttaaaaatttgaaaaaaataaaaattttaatttggttatttattttgatctagaaccggaccaaattgaaaataccAAGCCCTAGTTTTTCCCATTgctatcctcctcctcctctctttcTATATAATAATTGAAGCGATCCATTAATTGCAAGCCAAAcgagaagaaagagaaatagaaTTGGTCTATTTGCATGCTAGAAATAGTGATTATGGCTTTTGACAGAATGTAGTTTGTGAGTTGTCTGCTACTTTtggttcttcttcttgttggttCTCCTGATCCACTACTTAATTTCAAGCAATTTGAGCCATGGAGCTCTCAATCTTTCTTGCCTTCAATGATGTCCTCGTATAGTTATCAAACACTCGGCTGGGTTTGCTTTCCACAAGCAAAACCGAGCGAGGTTcaatttcaatgattttttattttatttttttattaaattatttagtttcaatattttattttatttgaaataacattattttatttaaaaaattaaatagtaaaattttgatACTGATCTTATCAACTTTAACCTGAGCTTGAATCGAGTCTGGAagcaaattatttgaaaaatcatagagattaaaatgaaattattttactaaACATTTATTGCATTATAAAAAGTTTTGCAagcaaataaagaaatacaATAAACTATCATattacattatattatattaacaaaaactaattgagGAGGGGAGGGAAAATCATTGTTCTCTTATCACAAAcagtattttattttcttttttctttttctttttttaatttaatctttttaattatttttttcaattttattttttaatattgaatttattgaagattaaactttatagtttattttgctatattttctatgaggttatctcaatctcatgacccaGATGCGAGTTTAATGACTTAATCTagttgactcaggttttttttttaatttttttttaattgatgtttttattttttctttcaacattgaattgattgagaattagattttataattcattttaattttttttctattgagttattCAGGTCTCATGACTCAAACTcgacaagttaacccgagttgactaaagtttttttttgccttttttaatttatttttttaatcatttttcaatattaaattgattaagaacTGAGTTTCGATatgtgttttgatttactttctataagatAATCACAGTTTCATGACCCCAATCACAAATTTTACGTGTTAACTTGagtcgatccaatatgttgtcgtctcgatatttttttaaaaaaatatcatgttgaatttttttagtcaaactatgtcTTTTTGTAGTTGCCTAAGTTATTTTTGAacttatcaaattttttaaaaaatatcattttaaaattttttatagttaaactatttttttatttatcatattatctttaaactcattaatcatctacatcattttaaattaatccctacataattttagtttttttttctttttaaaatacataagtgatgcatgaatatttttattaatgttttcttaaaacttaatttgacCTAGCATAGCGGACAAATAATCTAGTTAtatccaataaaatatatcataaatattcataaagaaTAAATTACAATAGCAAAGGGTTTATGCTAAAACCCTACCCCATAATCCCCTCTATCATGTCCTCCTTTCTTCTCCAGCCAAAAAACGAAGTCATCATCgtaagataaaagaaaatgctTCATCATCGCTCTCCTGCTTCAATGCTCCATTCCTCGTATAAAATACTTGCTCCATCTTCACTTCCTCCACGACAACCTAAACCCCTTTCCCAATTAAAGCCCTCCTTTTCATTTCTATCTTCTCCGCTTCGAATCCGCTTGTTTTTCCTCAACCCAAGAGCAATTCGAGGATTCGCCACTGCTGTTGTCGCCGAGACTAAGGCAGCCGAGACTAAGACAACCGAGACCTTCTTTTCCGACCACGCTGTTTCCTGGGCTTCCCTTGGTTTGTCTCATCCGCTCTCTCGAGCTCTCTCCAATACTGGCTTTTCAAGACCCTCTCTTGTTCAGGTGTCTCTTTGAAACATATAtgcgtttctttcttttcttttcttttatgttaacCATATCTCTATGATAGATAATAATAATCGTTAAATGGTTCTTAGGCTGCGGCTATACCATCAATACTTTCGGGAAAGGATGTGGTTATTGCAGCGGAGACTGGTAGTGGTAAAACACATTCCTACTTAGTTCCTCTAATTAACAACAGGCTATCTGCTTCTGCTTCTCAACGAGGATTGACTCCAACCCCATCTGGGCTTTCTCTTGTTCTTTGCCCCAATGTGTTGCTATGTGACCAAGTTGTCAGGATGGCTAGTGGTCTTTGTGATGATGATGGCCACCCACTTCTTAAAGTTGCAGCTGTCTGTGGCCGACAGGTAAGTGATCACCTAACTCTTCTTGTTTGATTACAGATGTGCCatggctttttcttttttttgttctccatGTCTGTGACTTTTTTCAGATTCATTCTCGGGGTTCTTTAAGAGTATTGTGAATATGATTCTGCTTTGACTGCAGGGCTGGCCAGTCAATCAGCCGGATATTATTGTATCAACACCAGCTGCCCTTCTGAATAATATTGATCCGAAAAAACAATCCCGGTCCAGTTTTATTCGTGGTGTAAAATATGTGGTATTTTCCTCGTAACCCATGCTATTTGTCAAAGTTGGTTGAGGAACCttgtatttttagtttatttgttgTCTGTGATAATTGTTAGGTGTTTGATGAAGCAGACATGCTTCTCTGTGGGGGATTTCAGAATCAAGTTATCCGTCTCATAAACATGCTTCGTTTTGATGAGAAGCAGCTGTCCCGTGCAAATAAATCTGCAGTCGAGGTTCCTCAGGGAATAGGTTCTGATTCTCTAGAGCGTTTCAGCTCAGAGGATGTAGAAGGCCAACAAGAATCAGTCTTAGAAGAGGATGAAGAAGACCAACAAGAATCAGTCTTGGAAGAGGATGAGGATTTTGTTGctgagtttgaagttgatgaCATAAAAGAGGAAATTGAGGCTGGGTCCATTGACAGAAAAGACTGGAGGAGGGTGAGAAAAAATTACGAACGCAGTAAGCAGTACATTTTTGTCGCAGCCACCCTACCAgtcaatggaaaaaaaactgCTGGAGCCATGCTGAAGCGAATGTTTCCAGATGCAAATTGGAT is a window of Populus nigra chromosome 10, ddPopNigr1.1, whole genome shotgun sequence DNA encoding:
- the LOC133704073 gene encoding DEAD-box ATP-dependent RNA helicase 22 isoform X1 gives rise to the protein MLHHRSPASMLHSSYKILAPSSLPPRQPKPLSQLKPSFSFLSSPLRIRLFFLNPRAIRGFATAVVAETKAAETKTTETFFSDHAVSWASLGLSHPLSRALSNTGFSRPSLVQAAAIPSILSGKDVVIAAETGSGKTHSYLVPLINNRLSASASQRGLTPTPSGLSLVLCPNVLLCDQVVRMASGLCDDDGHPLLKVAAVCGRQGWPVNQPDIIVSTPAALLNNIDPKKQSRSSFIRGVKYVVFDEADMLLCGGFQNQVIRLINMLRFDEKQLSRANKSAVEVPQGIGSDSLERFSSEDVEGQQESVLEEDEEDQQESVLEEDEDFVAEFEVDDIKEEIEAGSIDRKDWRRVRKNYERSKQYIFVAATLPVNGKKTAGAMLKRMFPDANWISGTYLHCHNPRLERKWVEVTVDTQLHALIEAVKQGFRSDMLDYGAGVSRTMVFANTVEAVEAVAKILGKAGIECFRYHKDSSLEERAKTLVDFREKGGVFVCTDAAARGVDIPDVSHVIQADFATSAVDFLHRVGRTARAGQHGLVTSLYTESNRDLVDAIRQAEKLGQPVETAFSRKRSFRNKLKKRAGFSKLIDKSTAALTSA
- the LOC133704073 gene encoding DEAD-box ATP-dependent RNA helicase 22 isoform X2 codes for the protein MLHHRSPASMLHSSYKILAPSSLPPRQPKPLSQLKPSFSFLSSPLRIRLFFLNPRAIRGFATAVVAETKAAETKTTETFFSDHAVSWASLGLSHPLSRALSNTGFSRPSLVQAAAIPSILSGKDVVIAAETGSGKTHSYLVPLINNRLSASASQRGLTPTPSGLSLVLCPNVLLCDQVVRMASGLCDDDGHPLLKVAAVCGRQGWPVNQPDIIVSTPAALLNNIDPKKQSRSSFIRGVKYVVFDEADMLLCGGFQNQVIRLINMLRFDEKQLSRANKSAVEVPQGIGSDSLERFSSEDVEGQQESVLEEDEEDQQESVLEEDEDFVAEFEVDDIKEEIEAGSIDRKDWRRVRKNYERSKQYIFVAATLPVNGKKTAGAMLKRMFPDANWISGTYLHCHNPRLERKWVEVTVDTQLHALIEAVKQGFRSDMLDYGAGVSRTMVFANTVEAVEAVAKILGKAGIECFRYHKDSSLEERAKTLVDFREKGGVFVCTDAAARGVDIPDVSHVIQADFATSAVDFLHRVGRTARAGQHGLVTSLYTESNRDLVDAIRQAEKLGQPVETAFSRKRSFRNKLKKRGFSKLIDKSTAALTSA